A genomic region of Methanosarcina thermophila TM-1 contains the following coding sequences:
- a CDS encoding DHH family phosphoesterase, whose amino-acid sequence MSKECLDCHGRGYKIVSTSICPQCKGKGKSKSIDFMKMSEKNLDNFLKNGAVCAKCNGTGSIEVTTPCETCEGLGRIYTCMVCGKRIKDPSDPEEEVCDSCARTQFVYALDESCDLKDVEAGKLYHGIVSSKASFGVFVDLNPHVRGLMHSSNVGVPPEVGDAVIVLVKSIKAGGKLDLIPKTLKKYKTIELEKELPLKNSAQIDSNMKGKLIRIEGEVIQVKQTSGPTIFTISDEGGFVPCAAFESAGKRSYPHIDTGMVVSITGEVTLRDDQVQIEVMSMKLLTGEREAIVRGRVEKVIDEKAAPANIPFLIESEILEKLKPRMLHVAKEIKKAIFHSIPIILRHHADADGITSAIALERAILPLITEIGGADAEYYFYKRAPSKAPFYELADVTRDISFALEDLSRHGQKMPLVILVDNGSTEEDVPSMRQARVYGINMLVIDHHHPDEVVDQYLIGHVNPAHVGGDFGITSGMLCAEIARMINPDISDTIKHLPAVSAVGDRSEAPEAEKYISLVSDRYSLEELKDMALALDYEQFWLKFSSGKGLIDDILDLGDHETHKKLVSLLCEQANAMIKEQLETCLFNVKSHKLANGAIMNVIDVENYAQKFTFPPPGKTSGEVHDVLTKRHPDKPVVTIGYGPDFAVIRSKGVLMNIPKIVRELREEIKGAGVSGGGHLVVGSIKFVEGMRTEVLSRLAEKIAVAEIQH is encoded by the coding sequence ATGAGTAAGGAATGTTTAGACTGCCACGGACGTGGCTACAAAATAGTTTCAACCAGTATCTGCCCTCAGTGTAAGGGAAAAGGTAAATCCAAATCAATTGACTTTATGAAAATGTCAGAGAAAAACCTTGATAATTTTTTGAAAAATGGCGCAGTGTGCGCGAAATGTAATGGCACAGGAAGTATTGAGGTGACCACTCCATGCGAGACCTGTGAGGGACTCGGGAGGATATACACATGCATGGTTTGTGGAAAACGCATTAAGGATCCCAGTGATCCCGAGGAAGAAGTATGTGATTCCTGTGCCCGTACTCAGTTTGTTTATGCACTTGATGAATCCTGCGACCTAAAAGACGTGGAGGCAGGGAAACTTTATCATGGGATAGTAAGCAGTAAAGCTTCTTTCGGAGTCTTTGTAGATCTTAACCCTCATGTAAGAGGGCTTATGCATTCCAGTAATGTTGGAGTTCCTCCGGAAGTAGGGGATGCTGTGATCGTGCTGGTAAAAAGCATTAAAGCCGGAGGAAAGCTGGACTTGATTCCTAAAACCCTCAAAAAATACAAGACCATCGAGCTTGAAAAGGAGCTTCCACTTAAGAACTCGGCTCAAATCGACTCCAATATGAAGGGAAAGCTTATCAGAATTGAAGGAGAGGTTATTCAGGTAAAACAAACCAGTGGACCCACTATTTTCACTATTAGCGATGAAGGAGGCTTTGTCCCCTGTGCAGCTTTTGAGAGTGCGGGGAAGAGATCCTATCCGCACATTGATACGGGAATGGTTGTCTCCATCACCGGAGAAGTGACTCTGCGAGATGACCAGGTACAGATCGAAGTCATGAGCATGAAATTGCTGACCGGCGAGAGGGAAGCAATAGTTAGGGGCAGGGTTGAGAAGGTAATTGACGAAAAAGCCGCTCCTGCGAATATTCCTTTCCTTATTGAAAGCGAGATTCTGGAGAAGCTCAAACCCAGAATGCTCCATGTCGCCAAAGAAATCAAAAAAGCTATCTTTCATTCAATCCCGATTATTCTAAGGCATCATGCGGACGCTGATGGAATTACTTCGGCGATTGCACTTGAGAGGGCAATCCTTCCCCTTATTACGGAAATTGGGGGCGCGGATGCAGAGTATTATTTCTACAAGCGTGCTCCTTCCAAGGCTCCTTTTTATGAGCTTGCTGATGTCACGAGGGATATTTCTTTTGCACTTGAGGATCTCTCAAGGCACGGACAGAAGATGCCGCTTGTGATCCTCGTTGACAACGGGTCAACTGAAGAAGATGTTCCTTCCATGCGGCAGGCTAGAGTATATGGAATTAATATGCTTGTTATTGACCATCATCATCCTGATGAGGTTGTTGACCAGTATCTTATAGGACATGTAAACCCTGCGCATGTAGGAGGGGATTTTGGGATTACTTCCGGAATGCTCTGTGCTGAAATCGCCCGTATGATCAATCCTGATATCAGTGATACGATAAAACATCTTCCAGCGGTTTCGGCAGTAGGAGACCGTTCTGAAGCCCCTGAAGCTGAAAAGTATATCTCTCTTGTCTCAGACCGCTACAGCCTTGAGGAACTGAAAGATATGGCACTCGCTCTGGATTATGAGCAGTTCTGGCTAAAATTCAGCAGTGGAAAGGGTCTTATAGATGACATTCTGGATCTGGGAGATCATGAAACCCATAAGAAACTGGTTTCCCTGCTCTGCGAACAGGCAAATGCCATGATAAAGGAACAGCTCGAAACCTGTCTCTTTAATGTCAAGTCTCATAAGCTGGCGAATGGGGCTATTATGAATGTGATAGACGTTGAGAACTATGCACAGAAATTCACCTTCCCGCCACCCGGAAAAACCTCAGGGGAAGTTCATGACGTGCTTACTAAAAGGCATCCGGATAAACCCGTGGTAACAATAGGATACGGACCTGACTTTGCAGTCATCCGTTCTAAGGGTGTGCTTATGAATATCCCGAAAATCGTCAGGGAACTCAGGGAAGAAATAAAAGGTGCAGGCGTCAGCGGTGGAGGGCATCTTGTCGTGGGCAGCATCAAGTTCGTAGAAGGCATGAGGACTGAAGTGCTATCCCGGCTTGCCGAGAAGATAGCAGTCGCAGAGATCCAGCATTAA
- a CDS encoding slipin family protein, whose product MNIFASQFASPLLPVLILVILILSQSIKMVNEYERVVIFRLGRLSGVKGPGIFFIIPIIDRAMKIDLRVVAIDVPKQAVITRDNVTVEVDAVIYYKVVEPGAAITQVENYTFATSTLSQTTLRDVMGQMELDELLSERERINKQIQELLDAYTDPWGIKVTGVTIRDVALPETMKRAIAKQAEAEREKRARIILAEGEYQAAQKMKEAASLYEGIPAAIKLRELQTLAEIAREKNLIVVTQSQAIEAGNVAALSQAMGERKK is encoded by the coding sequence ATGAATATCTTTGCCAGTCAATTTGCCAGCCCACTTCTTCCTGTATTAATACTTGTGATATTAATACTCTCACAATCCATAAAAATGGTTAATGAATATGAGAGAGTGGTTATTTTCAGATTAGGCCGCCTTAGCGGCGTGAAAGGACCTGGAATCTTCTTTATTATCCCGATTATTGATAGGGCTATGAAAATAGATCTGAGAGTTGTTGCAATTGATGTTCCTAAACAGGCTGTGATCACCAGAGACAATGTGACAGTTGAAGTGGATGCCGTTATTTATTATAAGGTGGTGGAGCCTGGAGCCGCCATAACTCAGGTAGAAAACTATACGTTTGCAACCTCTACTCTCTCACAAACTACCCTTAGAGACGTTATGGGGCAGATGGAACTTGATGAGTTGCTTTCAGAAAGAGAGAGAATCAACAAGCAAATTCAGGAGCTTCTTGACGCATATACCGATCCATGGGGGATCAAGGTTACAGGAGTTACAATCAGGGACGTCGCCCTGCCTGAAACAATGAAACGAGCTATTGCCAAACAGGCTGAAGCCGAAAGAGAGAAACGTGCCCGAATTATCCTTGCGGAAGGAGAGTATCAGGCTGCCCAGAAAATGAAAGAGGCTGCTTCTCTTTATGAGGGAATACCTGCAGCAATCAAACTGAGAGAGCTACAAACTTTAGCCGAAATTGCCAGGGAAAAGAATCTCATAGTAGTTACACAGTCCCAGGCTATTGAAGCTGGAAATGTAGCAGCTTTATCTCAGGCTATGGGTGAAAGAAAAAAATAA
- a CDS encoding NfeD family protein, with product MPAEKAFHFLFIFFLCFVLTADFMPSAEAGPQEKVLVLEISEAITPASDDIIADAIEKAENGNFEALVISLNTPGGGLDETQEIIRIIENTSMPVIGYVPESGKAWSAGTLILIGTDIAAMAPFTVIGSAQPVQMSAEGTKPVEDEKIINALVKFSVATASKHGRNETFAEEVITKNKNLDAQEALDSGVIEYVAPSIPDLLVQIDGQQIKGKTLQTENAGIENYEPPFSLSLLGLISNPIISSLLLTIGLYGVIFGISSPGVGAEVLGIILIVLGLIGTGFDINIAAVFLILVGIGLLILEIKSPGFGVMGLAGLISLIIGSLFLIPIGNENIYTPEFRRLLAITIVAPTIVFGLFLVFAVYKVTEIRKKKPVIGEFIGETAQSIDPLGPEKPGYVRFKGEYWKARSEEEIEPKTEVEIIGKVREVLIVKRKV from the coding sequence ATGCCTGCAGAAAAGGCTTTCCATTTCCTATTTATCTTCTTCCTGTGCTTCGTTCTCACAGCTGACTTCATGCCCTCGGCAGAGGCAGGACCCCAAGAGAAAGTGCTTGTGCTTGAAATATCCGAGGCTATAACTCCGGCTTCGGATGATATTATAGCGGATGCGATAGAAAAAGCGGAAAACGGAAATTTTGAGGCTTTGGTAATCAGCCTGAATACCCCTGGAGGAGGACTGGATGAGACCCAGGAAATCATAAGGATAATTGAAAACACGAGTATGCCTGTTATCGGATATGTGCCCGAGAGTGGGAAAGCCTGGTCAGCCGGCACACTCATCCTTATAGGGACAGATATTGCTGCAATGGCACCGTTTACAGTTATCGGATCAGCCCAGCCAGTTCAGATGTCGGCAGAGGGGACAAAACCCGTAGAGGACGAAAAGATAATAAATGCACTTGTCAAATTTTCGGTTGCAACAGCCAGTAAGCACGGGAGAAATGAGACTTTTGCGGAAGAGGTTATAACGAAAAACAAAAATCTTGACGCGCAGGAAGCCCTCGATTCCGGCGTAATAGAATATGTGGCTCCTTCTATTCCGGACCTGCTGGTGCAGATTGACGGGCAGCAGATAAAGGGAAAAACGCTGCAAACCGAAAATGCGGGGATAGAGAACTATGAGCCTCCCTTTTCTCTTTCCTTATTAGGTTTAATCTCAAACCCGATTATTTCTTCCCTTCTCCTGACCATAGGGCTCTATGGAGTTATTTTCGGAATATCAAGCCCTGGAGTTGGGGCAGAAGTTTTAGGGATTATTTTAATCGTATTGGGGCTGATAGGCACAGGATTTGATATTAATATAGCAGCAGTCTTCCTTATCCTCGTAGGGATAGGGCTCTTGATTCTTGAAATCAAGTCTCCCGGATTCGGCGTCATGGGGCTTGCTGGGCTCATCAGCCTCATAATAGGAAGCCTGTTCCTTATACCTATAGGAAATGAAAACATTTATACTCCAGAATTCCGCAGACTCCTTGCTATAACGATTGTCGCTCCTACGATTGTTTTCGGGTTATTTCTGGTTTTTGCAGTCTACAAAGTAACCGAGATCAGAAAGAAAAAACCCGTAATTGGAGAGTTTATAGGTGAGACTGCCCAGTCCATAGACCCACTGGGACCTGAGAAACCAGGATACGTCCGCTTTAAAGGCGAATACTGGAAAGCTCGCTCTGAAGAAGAAATCGAACCGAAGACAGAGGTTGAAATTATCGGAAAAGTAAGGGAAGTGCTCATAGTAAAAAGGAAAGTGTAA